Proteins encoded by one window of Phaenicophaeus curvirostris isolate KB17595 unplaced genomic scaffold, BPBGC_Pcur_1.0 scaffold_44, whole genome shotgun sequence:
- the LOC138733890 gene encoding class II histocompatibility antigen, B-L beta chain-like isoform X2 yields the protein MGAAGVLGAGAVLVALVALGAHGAAGDESRGFFQHQQKSECYFTNGTEQVRFVERYIYNREQLVHFDSDVGVFVADTPLGEPSAKSWNSQQDKLQYKRAAVDRFCRHNYAVAKDSVVDRRVQPQVEIHPVQSGSLPQPDRLVCAVTDFYPAEIEVKWFKNGQEEVEGVVSTDVMQNGDWTYQVLVMLESIPQRGDTYTCQVEHASLQRPVTQAWELQADGARSKMLTGVGGFVLGFVFLALGLVLYGRNKSS from the exons ATGGGGGCTGCTggcgtgctgggagctggggccgtgctggtggcactggtggcGCTGGGAGCCCACGGGGCTGCCGGCGACGAGAGCCGAG GCTTCTTCCAGCACCAGCAGAAATCCGAGTGCTACTTCACCAATGGCACCGAGCAGGTGAGGTTTGTGGAGAGATACATCTACAACCGGGAGCAGCTCGTGCACTTCGACAGCGATGTGGGGGTCTTCGTGGCCGACACCCCCCTGGGCGAGCCTTCAGCCAAATCCTGGAACAGCCAGCAGGACAAACTGCAATATAAACGGGCTGCAGTGGACAGGTTCTGCCGACACAACTACGCGGTGGCAAAGGATTCTGTTGTGGATCGTCGAG tgcagccccaggtgGAAATCCACCCCGTGCAGTCgggctccctgccccagcccgaCAGGCTGGTTTGTGCCGTGACGGATTTCTACCCCGCCGAGATCGAGGTGAAGTGGTTCAAGAAcgggcaggaggaggtggagggcgTGGTGTCCACGGACGTGATGCAGAACGGAGACTGGACCTACCAGGTGCTGGTGATGCTGGAAAGCATCCCGCAGCGCGGGGACACCTACACGTGCCAGGTGGAGCACGCCAGCCTGCAGCGCCCCGTCACCCAGGCGTGGG AGCTGCAGGCGGACGGCGCCAGGAGCAAGATGCTgacgggggtggggggcttcGTGCTGGGCTTTGTCTTCCTGGCGCTGGGGCTCGTCCTCTACGGCCGCAACAAG aGCTCCTGA
- the LOC138733890 gene encoding class II histocompatibility antigen, B-L beta chain-like isoform X1 has product MGAAGVLGAGAVLVALVALGAHGAAGDESRGFFQHQQKSECYFTNGTEQVRFVERYIYNREQLVHFDSDVGVFVADTPLGEPSAKSWNSQQDKLQYKRAAVDRFCRHNYAVAKDSVVDRRVQPQVEIHPVQSGSLPQPDRLVCAVTDFYPAEIEVKWFKNGQEEVEGVVSTDVMQNGDWTYQVLVMLESIPQRGDTYTCQVEHASLQRPVTQAWELQADGARSKMLTGVGGFVLGFVFLALGLVLYGRNKSS; this is encoded by the exons ATGGGGGCTGCTggcgtgctgggagctggggccgtgctggtggcactggtggcGCTGGGAGCCCACGGGGCTGCCGGCGACGAGAGCCGAG GCTTCTTCCAGCACCAGCAGAAATCCGAGTGCTACTTCACCAATGGCACCGAGCAGGTGAGGTTTGTGGAGAGATACATCTACAACCGGGAGCAGCTCGTGCACTTCGACAGCGATGTGGGGGTCTTCGTGGCCGACACCCCCCTGGGCGAGCCTTCAGCCAAATCCTGGAACAGCCAGCAGGACAAACTGCAATATAAACGGGCTGCAGTGGACAGGTTCTGCCGACACAACTACGCGGTGGCAAAGGATTCTGTTGTGGATCGTCGAG tgcagccccaggtgGAAATCCACCCCGTGCAGTCgggctccctgccccagcccgaCAGGCTGGTTTGTGCCGTGACGGATTTCTACCCCGCCGAGATCGAGGTGAAGTGGTTCAAGAAcgggcaggaggaggtggagggcgTGGTGTCCACGGACGTGATGCAGAACGGAGACTGGACCTACCAGGTGCTGGTGATGCTGGAAAGCATCCCGCAGCGCGGGGACACCTACACGTGCCAGGTGGAGCACGCCAGCCTGCAGCGCCCCGTCACCCAGGCGTGGG AGCTGCAGGCGGACGGCGCCAGGAGCAAGATGCTgacgggggtggggggcttcGTGCTGGGCTTTGTCTTCCTGGCGCTGGGGCTCGTCCTCTACGGCCGCAACAAG